The following proteins are encoded in a genomic region of Streptomyces lunaelactis:
- the sufC gene encoding Fe-S cluster assembly ATPase SufC encodes MATLEIHDLHVSVEAENGAREILKGVDLTVKQGETHAIMGPNGSGKSTLAYSIAGHPKYTITSGTVTLDGENVLEMTVDERARAGMFLAMQYPVEVPGVSVSNFLRTSATAIRGEAPKLRTWVKEVKSAMEQLQMDPAFAERNVNEGFSGGEKKRHEILQLELLKPKIAILDETDSGLDVDALRQVSDGVNRVRETGEVGTLLITHYTRILRYIKPDFVHVFANGRIAESGGAELADKLEAEGYEAYTKGGVSA; translated from the coding sequence ATGGCAACGCTTGAAATCCACGACCTGCACGTCTCCGTCGAGGCCGAGAACGGCGCCCGCGAGATCCTCAAGGGCGTCGACCTGACCGTCAAGCAGGGCGAGACGCACGCCATCATGGGCCCCAACGGCTCCGGCAAGTCGACCCTCGCGTACTCGATCGCGGGCCACCCCAAGTACACGATCACCAGTGGCACCGTGACCCTGGACGGCGAGAACGTCCTGGAGATGACCGTCGACGAGCGCGCCCGCGCCGGCATGTTCCTCGCCATGCAGTACCCGGTCGAGGTCCCCGGCGTCTCGGTCTCCAACTTCCTGCGCACGTCGGCGACGGCGATCCGCGGCGAGGCCCCCAAGCTGCGTACCTGGGTGAAGGAGGTCAAGTCCGCCATGGAGCAGCTCCAGATGGACCCGGCCTTCGCCGAGCGCAACGTCAACGAGGGCTTCTCCGGCGGTGAGAAGAAGCGCCACGAGATCCTCCAGCTGGAGCTCCTCAAGCCGAAGATCGCGATCCTCGACGAGACGGACTCCGGTCTGGACGTCGACGCGCTGCGCCAGGTCTCCGACGGCGTCAACCGCGTCCGTGAGACCGGCGAGGTCGGCACTCTGCTGATCACCCACTACACGCGCATCCTGCGCTACATCAAGCCCGACTTCGTCCACGTCTTCGCGAACGGACGGATCGCCGAGTCCGGCGGCGCCGAGCTCGCCGACAAGCTCGAGGCCGAGGGCTACGAGGCATACACGAAGGGTGGCGTATCCGCGTGA
- a CDS encoding bifunctional 3-phenylpropionate/cinnamic acid dioxygenase ferredoxin subunit yields the protein MAFVKACALSELEEDTPKRVELDGTPVSVVRTEGEVFAINDICSHANVSLSEGEVEDCSIECWLHGSTFDLRTGKPSGLPATRPVPVYPVKIEGDDVLVSVTQES from the coding sequence ATGGCCTTCGTCAAAGCCTGTGCGCTGAGCGAGCTCGAGGAGGACACCCCGAAGCGGGTGGAACTCGACGGCACGCCGGTCTCGGTCGTGCGCACGGAGGGCGAGGTGTTCGCGATCAACGACATCTGCTCGCACGCGAACGTCTCGCTGTCGGAGGGTGAGGTCGAGGACTGCTCCATCGAGTGCTGGCTTCACGGTTCCACCTTCGACCTCCGCACCGGCAAGCCGTCCGGCCTTCCCGCGACGCGCCCCGTCCCCGTATACCCCGTAAAGATCGAAGGGGACGATGTGCTCGTCTCCGTCACCCAGGAGTCCTGA
- the sufD gene encoding Fe-S cluster assembly protein SufD produces the protein MAEAQNIPAGSTTAGSIAVAAESTVATRMSAPPSFDVADFPVPHGREEEWRFTPLERLRGLHDGTATATGTGIKVDIDAPEGVIVETVGRDDARLGKAGTPVDRVAAQAYSSFEKASVVTVPKEAVLTEPVRISVHGEGGTAFAHQVIELGAFAEAVVVIDHTGDAVLAANVDFLLGDGAKLTVVSVQDWDDKAVHVSQHNALVGRDATFKSFVVTFGGDVVRLHPRVQYAGPGGEAELFGLYFTDQGQHQEHRLLVDHNAPHCKSNAAYKGALQGQDAHAVWIGDVLIRVMAEGTDTYEMNRNLVLTDGARVDSVPNLEIETGEIAGAGHASATGRFDDEQLFYLQARGIPAGEARRLVVRGFFAELVQKIGLPDVEERLLAKIDAELEASV, from the coding sequence ATGGCTGAGGCTCAGAACATTCCGGCGGGATCCACCACCGCCGGCTCGATCGCGGTGGCCGCCGAGTCGACCGTCGCCACTCGCATGAGTGCGCCCCCGTCCTTCGACGTGGCGGACTTTCCGGTGCCGCACGGCCGCGAGGAGGAGTGGCGCTTCACTCCGCTGGAGCGGCTGCGCGGTCTGCACGACGGCACCGCCACCGCGACCGGCACCGGCATCAAGGTCGACATCGACGCGCCCGAGGGCGTCATCGTCGAGACCGTCGGCCGTGACGACGCCCGGCTCGGCAAGGCCGGCACCCCCGTGGACCGGGTCGCCGCCCAGGCGTACTCCTCCTTCGAGAAGGCCTCGGTCGTCACCGTGCCCAAGGAGGCCGTGCTCACCGAGCCGGTCCGGATCTCCGTGCACGGCGAGGGCGGCACCGCCTTCGCGCACCAGGTCATCGAGCTCGGCGCCTTCGCCGAGGCCGTCGTGGTCATCGACCACACCGGTGACGCGGTGCTCGCCGCCAATGTCGACTTCCTGCTCGGCGACGGCGCGAAGCTCACCGTCGTCTCCGTCCAGGACTGGGACGACAAGGCCGTCCATGTCTCCCAGCACAACGCGCTGGTCGGCCGCGACGCCACGTTCAAGTCGTTCGTCGTGACCTTCGGCGGCGATGTCGTACGTCTCCACCCGCGCGTGCAGTACGCGGGCCCCGGCGGCGAGGCCGAGCTCTTCGGCCTGTACTTCACCGACCAGGGCCAGCACCAGGAGCACCGCCTCCTGGTCGATCACAACGCCCCGCACTGCAAGTCCAACGCCGCCTACAAGGGCGCGCTGCAGGGCCAGGACGCGCACGCCGTATGGATCGGCGATGTGCTGATCCGGGTGATGGCCGAGGGCACGGACACCTACGAGATGAACCGCAACCTCGTCCTCACGGACGGCGCTCGGGTCGACTCGGTGCCGAACCTGGAGATCGAGACCGGTGAGATCGCCGGCGCCGGTCACGCCTCCGCCACCGGCCGCTTCGACGACGAGCAGCTCTTCTATCTGCAGGCCCGCGGCATCCCCGCCGGCGAGGCCCGCCGTCTGGTGGTCCGCGGCTTCTTCGCCGAGCTGGTCCAGAAGATCGGCCTGCCCGATGTCGAGGAGCGCCTTCTCGCCAAGATCGACGCGGAGCTGGAGGCGTCCGTCTGA
- the sufB gene encoding Fe-S cluster assembly protein SufB, with protein sequence MTLPTETAHPELEGLGTYEFGWADSDAAGATAKRGLSEAVVRDISAKKNEPEWMLKLRLKGLRLFGKKPMPSWGSDLSGIDFDNIKYFVRSTEKQAASWEELPEDIKNTYDRLGIPEAEKQRLVAGVAAQYESEVVYHQIREDLEEQGVIFLDTDTALKQHPELFQEYFGTVIPVGDNKFASLNSAVWSGGSFIYVPKGVKVDIPLQAYFRINTENMGQFERTLIIVDEDAYVHYVEGCTAPIYSSDSLHSAVVEIIVKKGGRCRYTTIQNWSNNVYNLVTKRAVAYEGATMEWVDGNIGSKVTMKYPAVYLMGEHAKGETLSIAFAGEGQHQDAGAKMVHMAPNTSSNIVSKSVARGGGRTSYRGLIEIGEGAAGSKSNVLCDALLVDTISRSDTYPYVDVREDDVSMGHEATVSKVSEDQLFYLMSRGMTEFEAMAMIVRGFVEPIAKELPMEYALELNRLIELQMEGSVG encoded by the coding sequence ATGACTCTCCCCACGGAGACTGCCCACCCCGAACTCGAGGGTCTGGGTACGTACGAATTCGGCTGGGCCGACTCCGACGCGGCAGGCGCCACGGCCAAGCGTGGCCTTTCTGAGGCCGTCGTCCGCGACATCTCGGCGAAGAAGAACGAGCCGGAGTGGATGCTGAAGCTGCGGCTCAAGGGCCTGCGGCTGTTCGGCAAGAAGCCCATGCCGAGCTGGGGCTCCGACCTGTCGGGCATTGACTTCGACAACATCAAGTACTTCGTCCGTTCCACCGAGAAGCAGGCCGCTTCGTGGGAGGAACTGCCGGAGGACATCAAGAACACGTACGACAGGCTCGGCATCCCCGAGGCGGAGAAGCAGCGCCTGGTCGCCGGTGTCGCCGCTCAGTACGAGTCCGAGGTCGTCTACCACCAGATCCGTGAGGACCTGGAGGAGCAGGGCGTCATCTTCCTCGACACGGACACCGCGCTGAAGCAGCACCCGGAGCTCTTCCAGGAGTACTTCGGCACGGTCATCCCGGTCGGCGACAACAAGTTCGCCTCGCTGAACTCCGCCGTGTGGTCCGGTGGCTCGTTCATCTACGTGCCCAAGGGCGTGAAGGTCGACATCCCGCTGCAGGCCTACTTCCGTATCAACACGGAGAACATGGGCCAGTTCGAGCGGACGCTGATCATCGTCGACGAGGACGCCTACGTCCACTACGTCGAGGGCTGCACCGCCCCGATCTACTCCTCGGACTCGCTGCACAGCGCCGTCGTCGAGATCATCGTCAAGAAGGGCGGCCGCTGCCGCTACACGACGATCCAGAACTGGTCGAACAACGTCTACAACCTGGTCACCAAGCGCGCCGTGGCCTACGAGGGCGCGACCATGGAGTGGGTCGACGGCAACATCGGCTCCAAGGTCACCATGAAGTACCCGGCCGTCTACCTGATGGGCGAGCACGCCAAGGGCGAGACCCTGTCCATCGCCTTCGCGGGCGAGGGCCAGCACCAGGACGCCGGCGCCAAGATGGTCCACATGGCCCCGAACACCTCCTCCAACATCGTCTCCAAGTCGGTGGCGCGAGGCGGCGGCCGTACCTCCTACCGCGGTCTGATCGAGATCGGCGAGGGCGCCGCGGGCTCGAAGTCCAACGTGCTCTGTGACGCGCTCCTGGTCGACACGATCTCCCGCTCGGACACCTACCCGTATGTGGACGTCCGCGAGGACGACGTGTCCATGGGCCACGAGGCCACCGTCTCCAAGGTCTCCGAGGACCAGCTCTTCTACCTGATGAGCCGCGGTATGACGGAGTTCGAGGCGATGGCGATGATCGTGCGCGGCTTCGTCGAGCCGATCGCCAAGGAACTGCCCATGGAGTACGCGCTGGAGCTCAACCGGCTGATCGAGCTGCAGATGGAGGGGTCGGTCGGCTGA
- a CDS encoding helix-turn-helix transcriptional regulator: protein MKNVGEVPQEELATGERSTRNRVARSILDHGPSTVTDLAGRLGLTPAAVRRHLDSLVAENVVEPREQRIYGARTRGRPAKAFALTDCGRDAFDQSYDTLAVDALRWIEQNAGGEAAVAAFARARIEAQAVAYREAVEAAAPEERTEALAKALSADGYAATARNAPVGEQLCQHHCPVAHVAEQYPQLCEAETEVFSRLLGTHVQRLATIAHGDEVCTTFIPKTTPPSGSASTAGRNPA from the coding sequence GTGAAAAACGTTGGCGAGGTTCCGCAGGAGGAACTCGCGACCGGTGAGCGCTCCACGCGCAACCGGGTCGCGCGCTCCATCCTGGATCACGGCCCGTCCACCGTGACCGACCTCGCGGGGCGCCTCGGCCTGACCCCGGCCGCGGTCCGCCGCCACCTCGACTCGCTCGTCGCCGAGAATGTCGTCGAACCCCGTGAGCAGCGGATCTACGGCGCACGTACGCGCGGGCGGCCCGCGAAGGCGTTCGCGCTGACCGACTGCGGGCGGGACGCCTTCGACCAGTCCTACGACACGCTGGCCGTCGACGCTCTCCGCTGGATCGAGCAGAACGCCGGGGGAGAGGCGGCCGTCGCCGCCTTCGCCCGCGCTCGGATCGAGGCACAGGCGGTGGCTTACCGCGAGGCGGTCGAGGCCGCAGCCCCCGAAGAGCGCACGGAAGCTCTCGCCAAGGCCCTGAGTGCCGACGGGTACGCTGCTACGGCGCGTAACGCGCCGGTGGGCGAGCAGCTCTGCCAGCACCACTGCCCGGTCGCCCATGTCGCCGAGCAGTACCCGCAGCTGTGCGAGGCGGAGACCGAGGTCTTCTCCCGCCTGCTCGGGACCCATGTACAGCGTCTGGCAACCATCGCCCACGGCGACGAGGTCTGCACGACGTTCATTCCCAAGACCACACCGCCATCAGGTTCTGCAAGCACGGCCGGGAGGAACCCCGCATGA
- a CDS encoding S8 family serine peptidase, whose product MARRIPGRRGTLATLTAAAVALPLALGAFPAQAQDPETSRTALPPAYLHKAEDSLMGRLATKDSATFWVTLTQEADTSAARRAKGKTAKARTLYETKTAYAEKSQAPLRALLDSAGVRYESFWITNTLKVTAGKALAEKIAARADVAALEADDPVTIPDPLPGKNEERLDAVEWNVDRVNAPKVWSELGVRGEGVVVASIDSGVQFDHPALKAKYRGLKSDGSYDHAYNWFDPAKVCTTAAPCDNNGHGTHTMGTMVGDDGAGNRTGVAPDAKWIAAKGCETSSCSRDSLLRSGQWLVAPTDPAGANPRPDLAPDVVNNSWGSGIIDTWYKDVVQSWRDAGIFPAFSNGNSGPGCNSSGSPGAYTNSYSSGAFDINNTIASFSSRGTGESGGIKPNLAAPGVNVRSSWAGGGYNSISGTSMASPHTAATVALMWSASPAIRGNIAETEKLLDSTAVDTDNTGCGGTAADNNVFGEGRLDAYAAVTAAPRGALGAVSGKVSTATGPLADAALRFEGPMRTTVTSGADGGYALPKLMVGDYKVSVAKFGYVTAQGDVTVVENGSAVKDFALAEAASADVTGKVTSSAGAEASAVITAQGTPVTTKSGADGGYTLRLPVGTYDLAVTPGHRCAAATSVRVEVTGNTAKDIGLPDRTDTFGTACALGGGEFPSGAAKLAYTSTTFGTAAFDLPFPVAFYGRTYRAATASIDGVLSFGTASTSSSNSTLPTTFTPNGSLYPFWDNLTVDAESGVYWSATGTAPYRKIVVEWRNALIAATTTERVSFAAVLGEDGSASFHYKDISGTGFENGSGATIGAENATGTDALLYSFNEGTVRDGLSLGFRTTRSAVVAGRVTDANDGKPVAGAAVAVTSGGTATGSDTTGADGGYLLQVPADAPYDIAVSAPAYSGASAQQTPRPGEIAVADAALRTGRVAADSGALTVVVPATQQRTRALTLANTGSATAFTVAEKDGKSWIKAAPGTGQLAAGASQKVALSLDTAGAAPGTVLTGTLQVRSDSGRRPVIEIPVSVVVPAYQAAIDSGTSKSSVDALGDTWGPDRKHAGGSYGYLGSASELSTTRTITGAADQTLYRTARQGMYEYRFDGLPAGTYRIELGFAELSSKDPTDRVFDVMAEGTQYVPNLDLALEAGTRTAHDRAFTVQVTDGVLNLRFVANSGRTLVNSIRVTERPDLAG is encoded by the coding sequence GTGGCTAGACGCATCCCGGGACGGCGAGGAACCCTCGCCACGCTCACGGCCGCCGCGGTGGCTCTGCCGCTCGCCCTCGGCGCCTTTCCCGCCCAGGCACAGGACCCCGAAACCTCCCGGACAGCCCTCCCCCCGGCGTATCTGCACAAGGCCGAGGACTCACTGATGGGGCGGCTCGCGACCAAGGACAGCGCGACCTTCTGGGTCACCCTGACGCAGGAGGCCGACACCTCCGCAGCCCGCAGGGCCAAGGGCAAGACCGCGAAGGCGCGCACGCTCTACGAGACCAAGACCGCGTACGCCGAGAAGTCCCAGGCCCCGCTGCGCGCCCTGCTGGACAGCGCGGGCGTCCGCTACGAGTCGTTCTGGATCACCAACACCCTCAAGGTCACCGCCGGCAAGGCGCTCGCCGAGAAGATCGCGGCCCGCGCCGACGTCGCCGCGCTCGAGGCCGACGACCCGGTCACCATCCCCGACCCGTTGCCGGGGAAGAACGAAGAGCGCCTGGACGCCGTCGAGTGGAACGTCGACCGGGTCAACGCCCCCAAGGTCTGGTCCGAACTCGGTGTACGCGGCGAGGGCGTGGTCGTCGCCAGCATCGACTCCGGTGTGCAGTTCGACCACCCGGCGCTCAAGGCGAAGTACCGCGGGCTCAAGTCCGACGGCAGTTACGACCACGCCTACAACTGGTTCGACCCGGCCAAGGTCTGCACCACCGCCGCCCCCTGCGACAACAACGGCCACGGCACCCACACCATGGGCACGATGGTCGGCGACGACGGCGCCGGCAACCGGACCGGCGTCGCCCCCGACGCCAAGTGGATCGCCGCCAAGGGCTGCGAGACCAGCTCCTGCAGCCGCGACTCGCTGCTCCGCTCCGGCCAGTGGCTCGTCGCCCCGACCGACCCCGCCGGCGCCAATCCGCGCCCCGACCTCGCGCCCGACGTGGTGAACAACTCCTGGGGCAGCGGAATCATCGACACCTGGTACAAGGACGTCGTGCAGTCCTGGCGGGACGCGGGCATCTTCCCGGCGTTCTCCAACGGCAACAGCGGCCCTGGCTGCAACAGTTCGGGCTCCCCCGGCGCGTACACCAACTCGTACTCCTCCGGCGCCTTCGACATCAACAACACCATCGCGTCCTTCTCCTCGCGCGGCACCGGTGAGAGCGGCGGCATCAAGCCCAACCTCGCCGCTCCCGGCGTCAACGTCCGATCCTCCTGGGCGGGCGGCGGCTACAACTCCATCTCCGGTACGTCGATGGCCTCACCCCACACCGCCGCCACCGTGGCGCTGATGTGGTCGGCGTCGCCCGCGATCCGCGGCAACATCGCCGAGACCGAGAAGCTCCTCGACTCCACCGCCGTCGACACCGACAACACCGGCTGCGGCGGCACGGCGGCCGACAACAACGTCTTCGGCGAGGGACGGCTCGACGCGTACGCCGCCGTCACCGCCGCCCCGCGCGGCGCGCTCGGCGCCGTCAGCGGCAAGGTCAGTACGGCCACCGGCCCGCTCGCCGACGCCGCCCTGCGCTTCGAGGGCCCGATGAGGACGACCGTCACCAGCGGCGCCGACGGCGGCTACGCCCTGCCGAAGCTGATGGTCGGCGACTACAAGGTCAGCGTCGCCAAATTCGGTTACGTCACCGCCCAGGGCGACGTCACCGTCGTCGAGAACGGCAGCGCGGTCAAGGACTTCGCGCTCGCCGAGGCCGCCTCCGCCGATGTCACCGGCAAGGTCACCAGCAGTGCCGGAGCCGAGGCGAGCGCCGTCATCACGGCCCAGGGCACCCCGGTCACCACCAAGTCGGGCGCCGACGGCGGCTACACGCTGCGGCTCCCCGTCGGTACGTACGACCTCGCCGTCACCCCCGGCCACCGCTGCGCCGCGGCGACCAGCGTCCGCGTCGAGGTCACCGGCAACACGGCCAAGGACATCGGCCTGCCCGACCGGACCGACACCTTCGGCACCGCCTGCGCCCTGGGCGGCGGTGAGTTCCCGTCGGGCGCCGCCAAGCTGGCGTACACGAGCACGACCTTCGGCACGGCAGCCTTCGACCTGCCCTTCCCGGTCGCCTTCTACGGCCGCACCTACCGGGCGGCGACCGCGTCCATCGACGGGGTGCTCTCCTTCGGGACCGCGTCGACGTCCAGCAGTAACAGCACGCTGCCCACGACCTTCACCCCGAACGGCTCGCTCTATCCGTTCTGGGACAACCTCACCGTGGACGCCGAGTCGGGCGTGTACTGGTCGGCCACCGGCACCGCCCCGTACCGGAAGATCGTCGTCGAATGGCGCAACGCGCTGATCGCGGCGACCACCACCGAGCGCGTCTCCTTCGCGGCGGTGCTCGGCGAGGACGGCTCGGCGTCCTTCCACTACAAGGACATCTCCGGGACCGGCTTCGAGAACGGCTCCGGCGCGACCATCGGCGCCGAGAACGCGACCGGCACGGACGCCCTGCTCTACTCCTTCAACGAGGGCACTGTCCGCGACGGGCTCAGCCTCGGCTTCCGTACGACCAGGAGCGCGGTCGTCGCGGGCCGGGTCACGGATGCCAACGACGGCAAGCCGGTGGCCGGCGCGGCTGTCGCGGTCACCAGCGGCGGTACGGCGACGGGCAGCGACACCACGGGCGCCGACGGCGGCTATCTCCTCCAGGTGCCCGCCGACGCGCCGTACGACATCGCCGTCTCCGCCCCCGCCTACAGCGGCGCGAGCGCCCAGCAGACACCCAGGCCCGGTGAGATCGCGGTCGCCGACGCGGCCCTGAGGACCGGCCGGGTCGCGGCCGACAGCGGGGCACTGACCGTCGTCGTACCGGCGACGCAGCAGCGCACCCGGGCGCTCACCCTCGCCAACACCGGATCGGCCACCGCGTTCACGGTCGCCGAGAAGGACGGCAAGAGCTGGATCAAGGCCGCGCCGGGCACCGGGCAGCTGGCGGCCGGCGCCTCGCAGAAGGTGGCACTGAGCCTGGACACCGCCGGGGCCGCCCCGGGCACGGTCCTGACTGGGACCCTGCAGGTGAGGTCCGACAGTGGCCGCCGGCCGGTGATCGAGATTCCGGTCAGCGTCGTCGTACCGGCCTATCAGGCGGCGATCGACTCCGGGACGTCGAAGTCCTCGGTGGACGCCCTCGGCGACACCTGGGGCCCGGACCGAAAGCACGCAGGCGGCTCCTACGGATATCTGGGCAGCGCCAGTGAACTGTCCACCACCCGGACGATCACGGGCGCGGCCGACCAGACGCTCTACCGGACCGCCCGGCAGGGCATGTACGAGTACCGCTTCGACGGTCTTCCGGCCGGTACCTACCGGATCGAGCTGGGCTTCGCGGAGCTGAGCTCCAAGGACCCGACGGACCGGGTCTTCGACGTGATGGCCGAGGGGACGCAGTACGTGCCCAACCTCGATCTCGCGCTGGAGGCCGGCACCCGTACGGCCCATGACCGGGCCTTCACGGTCCAGGTCACGGACGGCGTGCTCAACCTGCGGTTCGTCGCGAATTCGGGCAGGACTCTGGTGAATTCGATCAGGGTCACCGAGCGCCCGGATCTCGCCGGATAA
- a CDS encoding ABC transporter ATP-binding protein, which yields MRSEPVVQIRGLVKRYGSKTAVDGLDLEVPRGSVTAVLGPNGAGKTTTIETCEGYRRADAGTVRVLGLDPVADAGKLRPRIGVMLQSGGVYSGARADEMLRHMAKLHAHPLDVDALIERLGLGSCGRTTYRRLSGGQQQRLALAMAVVGRPELLFLDEPTAGLDPQARRSTWELVRELRGDGVSAVLTTHFMDEAEELADDVAIVDAGKVIAQGSPEQLCRGGAENTLRFTGRPGLDAGSLLKALPDGTEAVELTPGAYRITGQVDPQLLATVASWCAQHGVMPDGISVERHTLEDVFLELTGKELRS from the coding sequence ATGCGAAGCGAGCCCGTCGTCCAGATCCGTGGCCTGGTGAAGCGGTACGGATCCAAGACGGCCGTGGACGGCCTCGATCTCGAGGTCCCCCGGGGCTCCGTGACCGCCGTCCTCGGCCCCAACGGCGCCGGTAAGACCACCACGATCGAGACCTGCGAGGGCTACCGCCGCGCCGACGCGGGCACGGTACGCGTGCTCGGCCTCGATCCGGTCGCCGACGCCGGAAAGCTGCGCCCGAGGATCGGCGTGATGCTCCAGTCCGGCGGCGTGTACTCGGGCGCCCGCGCCGACGAGATGCTGCGCCACATGGCGAAGCTGCACGCCCATCCGCTGGATGTGGACGCCCTGATCGAGCGCCTCGGCCTCGGCAGCTGCGGCCGTACGACCTACCGGCGGCTCTCCGGTGGCCAGCAGCAGCGCCTCGCGCTGGCGATGGCCGTCGTCGGCCGCCCCGAACTGCTCTTCCTGGACGAGCCGACCGCCGGCCTCGATCCACAGGCCCGCCGGTCCACCTGGGAGCTCGTACGCGAACTCCGCGGCGACGGGGTCTCGGCCGTCCTCACCACCCACTTCATGGACGAGGCCGAGGAGCTCGCCGACGATGTGGCGATCGTCGACGCGGGCAAGGTCATCGCCCAGGGCAGCCCGGAGCAGCTCTGCCGGGGCGGCGCCGAGAACACCCTGCGCTTCACCGGACGGCCGGGGCTCGATGCCGGCTCCCTGCTCAAGGCGCTCCCCGACGGCACGGAGGCGGTCGAGCTCACGCCGGGCGCGTACCGGATCACGGGCCAGGTCGACCCGCAACTGCTGGCGACCGTGGCCTCCTGGTGCGCGCAGCACGGAGTGATGCCGGACGGGATCTCGGTCGAGCGCCACACCCTCGAAGATGTCTTTCTCGAGCTCACGGGCAAGGAGCTGCGTTCATGA
- a CDS encoding ABC transporter permease yields MSVGTYTPRPGAAPLPRMIAAQTAFETKIMLRNGEQLLLTVIIPSLLLVLFSTVDVVTLSVENTGGSGKAVDFLAPGILALAVMSTAFTGQAIATGFERRYGVLKRLGASPIPRWALMTAKTLSVLATEVLQIALLTVIAFALGWSPHGNPLSVLLLLVLGTAAFSGLGLLMAGTLRAEATLAAANLVFLLLLVGGGVIVPLDTFPDGVQSVLALLPISALSDGLRDVLQHGAAVPWGDLAILAVWAVLGLGAAARLFRWD; encoded by the coding sequence ATGAGCGTCGGTACGTACACGCCGAGGCCCGGTGCCGCCCCGCTGCCCCGCATGATCGCGGCGCAGACCGCGTTCGAGACGAAGATAATGCTGCGCAACGGCGAGCAACTGCTGCTCACCGTCATCATCCCGTCGCTGCTGCTGGTGCTGTTCTCCACCGTCGACGTTGTCACCCTGTCCGTTGAGAACACGGGCGGCAGCGGCAAGGCCGTCGACTTCCTCGCGCCAGGCATCCTCGCCCTCGCCGTGATGTCCACCGCCTTCACCGGCCAGGCCATCGCGACCGGCTTCGAGCGCCGGTACGGAGTCCTCAAACGGCTCGGTGCCTCGCCGATCCCCCGCTGGGCGCTGATGACCGCCAAGACGCTCTCCGTCCTGGCCACCGAGGTCCTCCAGATCGCGCTGCTGACCGTCATCGCCTTCGCGCTCGGCTGGTCGCCGCACGGCAACCCTCTCTCCGTACTGCTGCTGCTCGTCCTCGGCACCGCCGCCTTCTCCGGCCTCGGTCTGCTGATGGCCGGGACGCTCAGGGCCGAGGCCACCCTGGCCGCCGCCAACCTGGTCTTTCTGCTGCTCCTGGTGGGGGGCGGGGTGATCGTGCCGCTGGACACGTTCCCGGACGGGGTCCAGTCGGTCCTCGCGCTGCTGCCGATCTCGGCGCTCTCCGACGGTCTGCGCGATGTGCTCCAGCACGGCGCCGCGGTGCCGTGGGGCGATCTCGCGATCCTCGCCGTATGGGCGGTGCTCGGTCTCGGCGCGGCCGCCCGGCTCTTCCGCTGGGACTGA
- a CDS encoding COX15/CtaA family protein has protein sequence MVRVPKLTRAEVAQAARNPLTFISERWTPSPRTLRRAALSAVVMSVVIIVTGGAVRLTGSGLGCDTWPKCTDDSLFATREQGIHGAIEFGNRMLTYVLSAAVGWAIIAARATKPLRRGLTRLAWSQFWIVMGNAVLGGITVWAGLNPWTVAGHFMLATGLLTVATITWQRTREGDSTPRPRVPRPVRKLSWAIVGVSVVLIALGTSVTGSGKHAGDSSDVPRMPWDWTDATHVHAIAAWVVCALAVAMWLVLRVVDAPDDIRARARDLLLVLLAQGAIGYVQYFTHVPEALVAAHMLGSALMWIAVLRLALSLRERPETNAEIPAQTDAALSTV, from the coding sequence ATGGTGCGCGTGCCCAAGCTGACCCGAGCCGAAGTCGCTCAAGCCGCGCGAAACCCGCTCACCTTCATTTCCGAGCGCTGGACTCCGTCACCCCGGACCCTCCGGCGCGCCGCGCTCTCCGCCGTCGTGATGAGCGTCGTCATCATCGTCACCGGCGGCGCGGTCCGGCTGACCGGCTCCGGTCTCGGCTGCGACACCTGGCCCAAGTGCACGGACGACAGCCTCTTCGCCACGCGCGAACAGGGCATCCACGGCGCGATCGAGTTCGGCAACCGGATGCTGACGTACGTCCTGTCGGCGGCGGTCGGCTGGGCGATCATCGCGGCGCGCGCCACCAAGCCGCTGCGGCGCGGGCTGACCCGGCTCGCCTGGTCGCAGTTCTGGATCGTGATGGGCAACGCCGTGCTCGGCGGCATCACGGTCTGGGCGGGCCTCAACCCGTGGACCGTGGCCGGGCACTTCATGCTCGCCACCGGGCTGCTCACGGTCGCCACGATCACCTGGCAGCGCACCCGTGAGGGCGACAGCACACCGCGCCCGCGCGTCCCGCGCCCGGTGCGCAAGCTGTCCTGGGCAATCGTCGGCGTCTCGGTGGTGCTCATCGCCCTGGGCACGTCGGTGACCGGGTCCGGCAAGCACGCCGGCGACAGCAGCGACGTACCGCGCATGCCGTGGGACTGGACGGACGCCACACACGTCCACGCGATCGCCGCCTGGGTCGTGTGTGCACTGGCCGTCGCGATGTGGCTGGTGCTGCGAGTCGTCGACGCCCCCGATGACATCCGGGCGCGCGCCCGCGACCTGCTGCTCGTGCTGCTCGCGCAGGGCGCCATCGGCTACGTCCAGTACTTCACGCATGTGCCCGAGGCGCTGGTGGCCGCCCATATGCTCGGCTCCGCGCTGATGTGGATCGCGGTGCTGCGGCTGGCGCTGAGCCTGCGCGAGCGCCCGGAGACGAACGCGGAGATCCCGGCCCAGACCGACGCGGCCCTCTCGACCGTCTGA